In Pengzhenrongella sicca, a single genomic region encodes these proteins:
- the nirD gene encoding nitrite reductase small subunit NirD, translating to MTAGPDERDWLAVCQLADLVPERGAAALVRGEQVAVFRLLDGRLLAVANLDPFSGAHVMARGIVGTRGDIPTVASPMYKQIFDLRTGRCLEPLGKEPLHLATWPVRVADTVVMIGYPVRAASPGALVPT from the coding sequence CTGACCGCCGGGCCGGACGAGCGGGACTGGCTCGCGGTGTGCCAGCTCGCCGATCTCGTGCCCGAACGTGGCGCGGCCGCGCTCGTGCGCGGCGAGCAGGTCGCGGTGTTCCGGCTGCTGGACGGCCGGCTGCTCGCCGTGGCGAACCTCGACCCGTTCAGCGGCGCGCACGTCATGGCCCGCGGCATCGTCGGCACGCGCGGGGACATCCCGACGGTCGCGTCGCCCATGTACAAGCAGATCTTCGACCTGCGCACGGGCCGCTGCCTCGAGCCCCTCGGCAAGGAGCCGCTCCACCTGGCGACATGGCCCGTACGCGTAGCGGACACTGTGGTGATGATCGGCTACCCCGTTCGCGCCGCCTCGCCCGGCGCGCTGGTGCCCACATGA
- the cobA gene encoding uroporphyrinogen-III C-methyltransferase: protein MTTLLGIDLADRLVLVAGGGPVAARRVRTLLDAEARVLVVAPQVCEELAALIEAGRVAWREDAVRATDLDGAWLVHTATGDRICDAAVAGWAAERRIWCVHAGDASRGSARTPALTGSGEVVVGVVSAGAADPGRTVAVRDALAEVLRSGGADLRRRRPAAPGSGRVVLVGGGPGPVDLLTLRGRRALAEADVVVTDRLGPTAVLDELPAGVEIVDVGKSPDHHAVPQHEINRILVERAQRGQVVVRLKGGDPFVFGRGGEEVLACREAGVPIEVVPGISSVVAVPAAAGIPLTHRGTTAAYHVINGHAGLDDAARLVLRDKAATLVVLMGVSVLPALVTDALAHGADPGTPVAIIEHGTTAQQRVTHARLDEIAALAREVGVRAPAVIVLGDVAAPGLLAGRARLDP from the coding sequence ATGACCACGCTGCTCGGGATCGACCTCGCCGACCGGCTCGTGCTCGTCGCGGGCGGCGGCCCCGTCGCGGCCCGCCGCGTGCGGACCCTGCTCGACGCTGAGGCCCGCGTCCTGGTCGTCGCCCCGCAGGTCTGCGAGGAGCTCGCCGCGCTGATCGAGGCCGGCCGGGTCGCCTGGCGCGAGGACGCCGTGCGCGCCACCGACCTCGACGGCGCGTGGCTCGTGCACACGGCGACCGGCGACCGGATCTGTGACGCCGCGGTCGCGGGCTGGGCCGCCGAGCGCCGGATCTGGTGCGTGCACGCGGGCGACGCGAGCCGCGGGTCGGCGCGCACGCCCGCCCTCACCGGCAGCGGCGAGGTCGTCGTCGGGGTCGTCTCGGCCGGGGCGGCGGACCCCGGCCGCACCGTCGCGGTGCGGGACGCGCTCGCCGAGGTGCTGCGCTCGGGCGGCGCCGACCTGCGCCGACGGCGGCCCGCGGCCCCCGGGTCGGGGCGGGTCGTGCTCGTCGGGGGCGGCCCCGGCCCCGTCGACCTGCTCACCCTGCGCGGGCGCCGGGCGCTGGCCGAGGCCGACGTCGTCGTCACCGACCGGCTCGGACCGACGGCCGTGCTCGACGAGCTGCCCGCCGGCGTCGAGATCGTCGACGTCGGCAAGAGCCCCGACCACCACGCCGTGCCGCAGCACGAGATCAACCGCATCCTCGTCGAGCGCGCGCAGCGCGGGCAGGTCGTCGTGCGCCTCAAGGGCGGCGACCCATTCGTCTTCGGCCGCGGCGGCGAGGAGGTCCTCGCGTGCCGCGAGGCCGGCGTCCCGATCGAGGTCGTGCCCGGCATCAGCAGCGTCGTCGCCGTCCCCGCGGCCGCCGGGATCCCCCTGACGCATCGCGGCACGACCGCCGCCTACCACGTGATCAACGGGCACGCCGGGCTCGACGACGCGGCGCGGCTCGTGCTGCGCGACAAGGCGGCGACCCTCGTCGTGCTCATGGGGGTCTCGGTGCTGCCCGCGCTCGTCACGGACGCGCTGGCCCACGGCGCCGACCCCGGCACCCCGGTCGCGATCATCGAGCACGGGACCACGGCCCAGCAGCGGGTCACGCACGCCCGGCTGGACGAGATCGCCGCGCTCGCGCGCGAGGTCGGGGTCCGCGCGCCCGCCGTGATCGTGCTCGGCGACGTCGCGGCGCCCGGGCTGCTCGCCGGCCGAGCGAGACTAGACCCGTGA